From Cellulophaga lytica DSM 7489, a single genomic window includes:
- a CDS encoding DMT family transporter: MSKRTLAILACLGATTIYGLNHTIAKGVMPTYIKPFGFIMVRLLGASFLFWMCSFFIPKQKIERKDWGRLFVCALTGMGINMLTFFKGLELSTPINSAVLITIVPILVVVMSAIFIKENVTMQKGLGIVLGLVGALFLILYGAELRQDAPNIPLGNILFVVNAVSFGTYLILIKKLLEKYHMFTLLKWLFTIGLVLCFPVTIAEFNQIQWGTIPASGIGSIVFVIIGTTFLTYLFNVFGLSQLKASTVSAFSYAQPLIGILFAVATGKDSLTLVKVVGTLLVIVGLYLATKKPRPKQLT, encoded by the coding sequence TTGAGTAAAAGAACATTAGCCATATTAGCTTGTTTAGGGGCCACTACAATTTATGGATTAAACCATACCATTGCCAAGGGGGTTATGCCAACTTATATTAAACCTTTTGGATTTATTATGGTGCGCTTACTTGGTGCCTCTTTTTTGTTTTGGATGTGTTCTTTTTTTATTCCTAAGCAAAAAATAGAACGTAAAGATTGGGGACGACTTTTTGTTTGCGCCTTAACTGGTATGGGAATAAATATGCTTACTTTTTTTAAGGGACTGGAATTATCTACACCAATTAATAGTGCTGTTTTAATAACTATAGTCCCAATATTAGTAGTTGTAATGTCTGCTATTTTTATTAAGGAGAATGTTACAATGCAAAAAGGCCTGGGTATAGTGTTAGGACTTGTGGGTGCTTTGTTTTTAATTCTTTATGGAGCAGAGTTAAGGCAAGATGCGCCTAATATTCCGTTAGGTAATATTTTATTTGTGGTTAATGCTGTGAGCTTTGGAACTTATTTAATTTTAATAAAAAAACTGCTAGAAAAGTACCATATGTTTACACTGTTAAAGTGGCTTTTTACAATAGGTTTGGTATTGTGCTTTCCTGTAACAATAGCAGAGTTTAATCAAATACAATGGGGTACAATACCAGCAAGCGGTATTGGCTCCATTGTATTTGTTATAATTGGCACTACATTTTTAACTTATTTGTTTAATGTATTTGGGTTGTCTCAGTTAAAAGCATCTACGGTTAGTGCTTTTTCTTATGCGCAACCATTAATAGGTATATTGTTTGCTGTTGCTACAGGTAAAGATAGCTTAACACTGGTTAAAGTTGTAGGTACGCTTTTGGTTATTGTGGGCTTGTATTTAGCAACTAAAAAGCCAAGGCCAAAGCAACTAACCTAA
- a CDS encoding arsenate reductase family protein — MKKIYHLSTCDTCKRILKELQPLDGFVLQDIKTEEITEEQLKEMYALTGSYEALFSKRARLYKEKGLAQKELQEEDYKNLILEHYTFLKRPVIIVNNAVFVGNSKKVVAAAKEKIHS; from the coding sequence ATGAAGAAAATATATCATTTAAGTACCTGTGATACTTGTAAAAGAATTTTAAAAGAATTACAACCTCTAGATGGTTTTGTACTGCAGGATATTAAAACCGAGGAAATAACTGAAGAACAGTTAAAAGAAATGTATGCTTTAACGGGTAGTTATGAGGCTTTATTTAGTAAAAGAGCAAGGTTGTATAAAGAAAAAGGTCTTGCGCAAAAAGAGCTGCAAGAAGAAGATTATAAAAACTTAATATTAGAACATTATACTTTTTTAAAACGACCAGTTATTATAGTAAATAATGCTGTTTTTGTTGGTAATAGTAAAAAAGTTGTAGCGGCAGCAAAAGAAAAAATACACAGTTGA
- a CDS encoding DinB family protein encodes MEYLLDNSKQIRKILLKILDETPKDLLLEIPKNFNNNIWWNIAHVVVTQQLLVYKFSGMPMLVSDEMVEKYKKGTFPDGTATDEEITQIKDLLFSTLKQTEKDYKAGNFKSYTAYTTSLNITLSNVVEAMKFNALHEGIHIGAILALKRNIAA; translated from the coding sequence GTGGAATATTTACTTGACAACTCTAAGCAAATTAGAAAAATACTATTAAAAATTTTAGATGAAACCCCTAAAGATTTATTATTAGAAATTCCTAAAAACTTTAATAATAATATTTGGTGGAACATTGCGCATGTTGTAGTTACACAACAACTACTTGTTTACAAATTTAGCGGTATGCCTATGCTGGTTTCTGATGAAATGGTGGAAAAATACAAAAAAGGTACTTTTCCAGATGGCACAGCTACAGATGAAGAAATAACACAAATTAAAGATCTTTTGTTTAGCACATTAAAGCAAACTGAAAAAGATTATAAAGCTGGCAATTTTAAAAGCTACACTGCTTACACTACAAGTTTAAACATTACTTTAAGCAACGTTGTAGAAGCTATGAAATTTAATGCTCTACATGAAGGCATACATATAGGCGCTATACTTGCATTAAAAAGAAACATTGCTGCCTAA
- a CDS encoding DUF3298 and DUF4163 domain-containing protein, producing the protein MNNKFFLYFFIIVLIGCNNKKEISFETLKISTEKEVNKPLVVINVPKAIKKSKVSETINKTIKDKIISLLIFDDEVVVDNIDDAISSLNDEFLSVKEKLPGDATRWEATINGKVIYETDKIITIDLETYEFTGGAHGYESSILLNFDVVKGELIQNEELFSSKEEFYNIAESTFRLQEKIPANVPINDTGFMFEEEVFTLPNNIGYTKKGLKLLYNTYEVGSYADGQIEVLLPYAEINKMLVVKGEKQE; encoded by the coding sequence ATGAATAATAAATTTTTCTTATACTTTTTTATAATTGTTTTAATTGGCTGTAATAATAAAAAAGAAATTTCTTTTGAAACCTTAAAAATTAGTACAGAAAAAGAAGTTAATAAGCCGCTAGTTGTAATTAATGTTCCTAAGGCAATAAAAAAATCAAAAGTTAGTGAAACAATTAATAAAACTATAAAAGATAAAATAATATCACTTTTAATTTTTGATGATGAAGTGGTTGTTGATAATATAGATGATGCCATATCTTCTTTAAACGACGAGTTTTTAAGTGTAAAAGAAAAATTACCAGGGGATGCTACAAGGTGGGAGGCAACTATAAATGGTAAAGTTATTTATGAAACAGATAAAATAATTACTATAGATTTAGAAACATATGAGTTTACAGGTGGGGCTCACGGTTATGAATCTAGTATTTTATTAAATTTTGATGTTGTAAAAGGAGAGCTAATACAAAATGAAGAATTGTTTTCTAGCAAAGAAGAATTTTACAATATAGCAGAGTCTACTTTTAGATTGCAAGAAAAAATTCCGGCAAATGTACCTATTAACGATACAGGATTTATGTTTGAAGAAGAGGTGTTTACCTTGCCAAATAATATAGGTTACACAAAAAAAGGATTAAAGTTGTTATATAATACTTATGAAGTTGGGTCTTATGCAGATGGCCAAATAGAAGTTTTGTTACCGTATGCAGAAATAAATAAAATGCTAGTTGTAAAAGGAGAAAAACAAGAGTAA
- a CDS encoding cystathionine gamma-synthase encodes MGKNNLKFNSKTIHGGQEPDKAYGAVMPPIYQTSTYAQTAPGKHNGYEYSRSANPTRTALEKSLASIENGNYGIAFGSGIAAIDAVIKLLSPGDEVISTSDLYGGSYRLFKQVYEKFGITFHFVDMANVNNIENYVTNNTKLIWVETPTNPMMNIIDIVAASKIAKKHSIPLAVDNTFATPYLQTPLDLGADIVMHSATKYLGGHSDVVMGALIVNDKELAEKLYFIQKASGAICGPMDSFLVLRGIKTLHVRMQRHCENGKAIAYYLKNHPKVEKVFWPGFESSPNYEIAKNQMKDFGGMLSFIPKGANYNDAIEIIKKLQVFTLAESLGGVESLAGHPASMTHASIPKEEREKSGIVDALIRLSIGIEDENDLIEDLEQAIG; translated from the coding sequence GTGGGCAAAAATAATTTAAAATTTAACAGCAAAACCATTCACGGAGGTCAGGAGCCAGATAAAGCATACGGAGCTGTTATGCCTCCTATTTACCAAACATCTACTTACGCGCAAACCGCCCCGGGTAAACATAATGGATATGAGTACTCTAGAAGTGCTAATCCTACCAGAACTGCCTTAGAAAAATCTTTAGCCAGTATAGAAAATGGCAACTACGGTATTGCTTTTGGAAGTGGTATTGCTGCTATAGATGCGGTTATAAAACTTTTAAGCCCTGGAGACGAAGTTATTTCTACTAGTGATTTGTATGGTGGCAGTTACCGCTTATTTAAACAAGTTTATGAGAAATTTGGCATTACATTTCATTTTGTTGATATGGCCAATGTAAATAATATAGAAAACTACGTTACCAATAACACAAAACTTATTTGGGTAGAAACACCAACAAACCCAATGATGAATATTATTGACATTGTTGCGGCAAGTAAAATAGCTAAAAAACACAGTATACCACTGGCTGTAGACAATACATTTGCCACTCCTTATTTACAAACTCCTTTAGATTTAGGCGCAGATATTGTTATGCATTCTGCCACAAAATATTTAGGCGGACACAGTGATGTTGTTATGGGTGCATTAATTGTAAACGACAAAGAATTAGCAGAAAAATTATACTTTATACAAAAAGCCAGCGGTGCAATTTGTGGCCCAATGGATAGTTTTTTAGTTTTAAGAGGTATAAAAACATTACATGTTAGAATGCAACGCCATTGTGAAAACGGAAAAGCTATTGCCTATTACCTAAAAAACCACCCAAAGGTGGAAAAAGTTTTTTGGCCAGGTTTTGAGTCGAGCCCAAATTATGAAATTGCTAAAAACCAAATGAAAGATTTTGGTGGTATGCTATCTTTTATTCCTAAAGGAGCTAATTATAATGATGCCATTGAAATAATTAAAAAGCTACAAGTTTTTACCTTAGCAGAAAGCTTAGGTGGAGTAGAGAGTTTAGCAGGTCACCCGGCAAGTATGACACATGCAAGCATACCTAAAGAAGAAAGAGAAAAAAGTGGAATTGTAGATGCTTTAATACGACTTAGTATAGGTATTGAAGATGAAAACGACCTAATAGAAGACCTTGAACAGGCCATTGGATAA
- the gdhA gene encoding NADP-specific glutamate dehydrogenase produces MEAKINAFMDEVKTRNGHEPEFIQAVQEVAETVIPYIADHDIYNGKNILLRMVEPERLISFRVSWVDDNGNIHVNRGYRVQMNSAIGPYKGGLRFHPSVNASILKFLAFEQVFKNSLTTLPMGGGKGGSDFDPKGKSDDEVMRFCHAFMTELCRHIGPNTDVPAGDIGVGGREIGFLFGMYKKIRNEFTGVLTGKGRSWGGSLIRPEATGYGTVYFAESMLKTQGQDFAGKNVVISGSGNVAQFAAEKALQLGAKVLTLSDSQGYILDKDGIDAEKLAFVMDLKNNKRGRISEYVNKYTSATFHKGETPWDVACDIALPCATQNELDGEAAKALVKNGCICVAEGANMPSTPEAIHEFHEAKILFAPGKASNAGGVATSGLEMSQNSLRISWTREEVDQRLKTIMEDIHNSCIEYGKDKDGYCNYVKGANIAGFVKVADAMLAQGVI; encoded by the coding sequence ATGGAAGCAAAAATAAATGCATTTATGGATGAGGTTAAGACCCGTAACGGTCACGAACCAGAATTTATCCAAGCGGTACAAGAAGTTGCCGAGACAGTAATCCCCTATATTGCTGATCATGATATTTACAATGGCAAAAACATACTTTTGCGTATGGTAGAACCTGAAAGATTAATTTCTTTTAGAGTATCATGGGTAGATGACAATGGAAACATCCATGTAAATAGAGGCTATAGAGTACAAATGAACTCTGCTATAGGACCTTACAAAGGTGGTTTACGTTTTCACCCAAGTGTAAACGCAAGTATTCTTAAATTCTTAGCTTTTGAGCAAGTATTTAAAAATAGCTTAACTACATTACCTATGGGTGGTGGTAAAGGAGGATCTGATTTTGACCCTAAAGGAAAGTCTGATGACGAAGTTATGCGTTTTTGCCATGCATTTATGACAGAGCTTTGCCGCCATATTGGACCAAATACAGATGTACCAGCTGGTGACATTGGTGTTGGAGGAAGAGAAATAGGTTTCCTTTTTGGAATGTATAAAAAAATAAGAAATGAGTTTACTGGTGTTTTAACAGGTAAAGGTCGTTCTTGGGGTGGTTCTTTAATTAGACCAGAAGCTACAGGTTACGGTACTGTTTATTTTGCAGAAAGTATGCTTAAAACTCAAGGACAAGATTTTGCAGGTAAAAATGTAGTAATATCTGGTTCCGGTAATGTTGCACAGTTTGCAGCAGAAAAAGCATTACAATTAGGTGCTAAAGTTTTAACATTATCAGATTCTCAAGGTTACATCTTAGATAAAGATGGTATAGACGCAGAGAAACTTGCTTTTGTAATGGATCTTAAAAACAACAAAAGAGGACGTATTTCTGAGTATGTAAATAAATATACTTCTGCTACTTTCCACAAAGGAGAAACTCCATGGGATGTTGCTTGTGATATTGCTTTACCGTGTGCTACACAAAATGAATTAGATGGCGAAGCCGCTAAAGCTTTAGTTAAAAACGGATGTATTTGTGTTGCAGAAGGTGCAAATATGCCTTCTACTCCAGAAGCTATTCATGAATTTCATGAAGCAAAAATATTATTTGCTCCAGGAAAAGCTTCTAATGCAGGTGGTGTTGCTACTTCTGGTTTAGAAATGTCTCAAAACTCTTTACGTATTAGCTGGACAAGAGAAGAGGTAGACCAAAGATTAAAAACAATTATGGAGGATATTCATAATTCATGTATTGAATACGGTAAGGACAAAGATGGTTACTGTAACTATGTAAAAGGAGCAAATATTGCTGGTTTTGTTAAGGTTGCAGACGCTATGTTAGCTCAAGGCGTTATTTAA
- the recO gene encoding DNA repair protein RecO, producing the protein MQVTTKAIVLSALKYGDNSLIVKAYTLSDGLKSYLLKGVLSSKKGKVKAAYFQPLTQLELIAVHKNKGTLESVREAKTSYHYQTLHSNIAKNAMTQFLAEMLSNSLLEEEPNENLFNYIEAALQWLDTESQIANFHLHFLLSITKYLGFYPDSKNNSFLYFDLLEGGFTNKPSLNPVIQGTNLNYFKTFLGINFDAIHTIKMNKTDRQELLKSLILYFELHLQGFRKPKSLVILNEIFR; encoded by the coding sequence ATGCAAGTAACCACAAAAGCTATTGTACTTTCAGCGCTTAAATATGGCGACAATAGTTTAATTGTTAAAGCATATACATTATCAGACGGTCTAAAGTCTTATTTATTAAAAGGAGTTTTATCTTCTAAAAAAGGAAAGGTAAAAGCAGCATACTTTCAGCCGCTAACACAATTAGAGCTTATTGCAGTACATAAAAACAAGGGTACTTTAGAAAGTGTTAGAGAAGCCAAAACAAGTTACCACTACCAAACACTACACAGTAATATTGCTAAAAATGCAATGACTCAGTTTTTAGCAGAAATGTTAAGCAACAGCTTGCTAGAAGAAGAGCCTAACGAAAACCTTTTTAATTACATAGAGGCTGCTTTACAATGGCTAGACACAGAATCACAAATAGCAAATTTTCACCTTCATTTTTTGCTGAGCATTACCAAATATTTAGGCTTTTATCCTGACAGCAAAAACAATAGTTTTTTATATTTTGATTTGCTTGAAGGAGGCTTTACCAACAAACCCTCTTTAAACCCAGTTATACAAGGCACAAATTTAAATTACTTTAAAACCTTCTTAGGCATAAATTTTGATGCAATACATACAATCAAAATGAACAAAACTGACAGACAAGAGTTGTTAAAATCGCTTATTTTATATTTTGAATTACACTTACAAGGATTTAGAAAACCAAAGTCTCTTGTTATTTTAAATGAAATTTTTCGTTAG
- a CDS encoding TonB-dependent receptor, whose translation MKFFVSMRTALFILFLLIFTGAFAQEVVIVDQDTQEPIPDVAIFNIDKTKTALTAKNGSVDLSIFSKNEKIILKHIGYQTKKTTKNLLLKRGKTIYMVLTAEELDGVVMSVSKWEQQKKDIPQKVASITTKAISFTNPQTAADVLQNSGKIFVQKSQLGGGSPMIRGFATNRLLISVDGVRMNNAIFRGGNLQNVISIDPFSIQNTEVIFGPGSVIYGSDAIGGVLNFYTKKPKHSKTEEAFITGNATYRFSSANTENTIHADVNYGKQNWAFLTSISYTNFDDLKMGNNGPDSYVRNNYVTTINGVDQLVENSSPNKQVGSGYNQINAMQKIAFKPNDNWNYDLGLYFSETSDYGRYDRLIRPTSDGDGLRSAEWYYGPQEWFMAKIGLQHQGKGRFYDRLKINTAYQHFGESRNDRNFGSTTLSSTKENVHALSTNIDLENKRIGDLRLYYGVEYVFNKVNSNGFETNIENNQVTNAASRYPDGATWQTTAGYINSEYKAQPNLTLLSGLRYSHVWINAEFDKTFYPFPFDDANLNTGALTGSIGLSWFPKENLQITFNGSTGFRAPNIDDVGKIFDSEPGSVVVPNPDLEAEYAYNVDLGIQKNFNDKVIVNATGFYTYLVDALVRRDFTFNGETEIEYHGELSNVQAIQNAAKAYVHGVEFGVDAYFTEHLSLSSNLTFTKGIEEEEDGTESPGRHVAPTFGDVHLIWKNDKLKTDLFFNFNGEVSYNDLSDSEKSKDYIYASDKNGNPYSPNWQTINFNASYQITNNIKATLGWENITNQRYRTYSSGIVAPGTNLISSISYQF comes from the coding sequence ATGAAATTTTTCGTTAGTATGCGTACTGCTTTATTTATACTTTTTTTATTAATTTTTACTGGTGCTTTTGCTCAGGAAGTTGTTATTGTAGACCAAGATACTCAAGAACCAATACCAGATGTTGCTATTTTTAATATTGATAAAACAAAAACAGCTTTAACTGCTAAAAATGGCAGTGTAGATCTATCAATTTTCAGCAAAAATGAAAAGATAATTTTAAAACATATTGGTTATCAAACTAAAAAAACAACAAAAAATTTACTACTTAAAAGAGGCAAAACTATTTATATGGTGTTAACCGCAGAGGAGTTAGATGGTGTTGTTATGTCGGTTTCTAAATGGGAACAACAAAAAAAAGATATTCCGCAAAAGGTTGCCTCTATTACCACTAAGGCTATATCATTTACAAACCCACAAACTGCCGCAGATGTTCTACAAAACAGCGGAAAAATATTTGTACAAAAAAGTCAGCTTGGTGGTGGCAGCCCAATGATTAGAGGTTTTGCTACAAACAGATTACTAATTTCTGTTGACGGCGTACGTATGAATAACGCTATTTTTAGAGGAGGAAATTTACAAAATGTAATTTCTATAGATCCGTTTTCTATACAAAATACAGAGGTCATTTTTGGACCTGGCTCTGTTATTTACGGTAGTGATGCCATTGGTGGTGTTTTAAATTTTTACACCAAAAAACCAAAACATTCAAAAACTGAAGAGGCTTTTATTACTGGCAATGCTACTTACAGGTTTTCATCCGCAAATACAGAAAACACAATACATGCAGATGTTAATTACGGCAAACAAAATTGGGCTTTTTTAACCAGTATTAGTTACACCAATTTTGATGATTTAAAAATGGGTAACAACGGTCCAGATTCCTATGTAAGAAACAACTATGTTACCACAATAAATGGAGTAGACCAATTGGTAGAAAATAGCTCCCCTAACAAACAAGTTGGGTCTGGCTACAACCAAATAAATGCAATGCAAAAAATTGCTTTTAAACCTAATGACAATTGGAATTATGACCTTGGTCTTTATTTTTCAGAAACATCGGACTACGGGAGGTATGACCGCTTAATTAGACCAACTAGTGACGGTGATGGTTTACGCTCTGCAGAATGGTATTACGGGCCCCAAGAGTGGTTTATGGCAAAAATAGGCTTGCAGCACCAAGGCAAAGGAAGGTTTTATGATAGGCTAAAAATTAACACAGCTTACCAACATTTTGGCGAAAGTAGAAATGACAGAAATTTTGGATCTACTACGTTAAGTAGCACAAAAGAAAACGTACATGCACTATCTACAAATATAGATTTAGAAAATAAACGTATTGGGGATTTACGCTTGTATTATGGTGTAGAGTATGTATTTAACAAAGTAAACTCTAATGGTTTTGAAACAAATATTGAAAATAACCAAGTTACAAATGCTGCATCTAGGTACCCAGATGGCGCTACTTGGCAAACAACTGCTGGTTATATAAACTCTGAGTATAAAGCACAGCCAAACCTAACCTTACTGTCTGGCTTACGCTATAGCCACGTTTGGATTAATGCTGAATTTGATAAAACTTTTTATCCTTTTCCTTTTGATGATGCCAATTTAAATACAGGGGCTTTAACAGGTAGTATTGGTTTAAGCTGGTTTCCTAAAGAAAACTTACAAATAACCTTTAATGGTTCTACGGGCTTTAGAGCTCCTAATATAGATGATGTTGGTAAAATATTTGATTCTGAACCGGGCTCTGTAGTTGTACCCAACCCAGATTTAGAAGCGGAATATGCTTATAATGTAGACTTAGGTATACAAAAGAATTTTAATGACAAAGTAATTGTAAACGCTACTGGTTTTTACACCTATTTAGTAGATGCTTTAGTACGCAGAGATTTTACTTTTAACGGTGAAACAGAAATAGAATACCACGGAGAATTAAGCAACGTACAAGCAATACAAAATGCAGCAAAAGCTTATGTTCATGGTGTTGAGTTTGGTGTAGACGCTTATTTTACAGAACATCTATCATTAAGCTCTAACTTAACATTTACAAAAGGTATTGAAGAAGAGGAAGATGGCACAGAGTCTCCAGGAAGACACGTAGCACCAACTTTTGGAGATGTGCATTTGATATGGAAAAACGATAAATTAAAAACCGATTTATTTTTCAACTTTAATGGTGAGGTATCTTATAACGACTTATCTGACTCTGAAAAGAGTAAAGATTATATATATGCTTCAGACAAAAACGGCAATCCTTACAGTCCAAATTGGCAAACAATAAACTTTAATGCCAGTTATCAAATTACAAATAACATAAAAGCTACGTTAGGCTGGGAGAACATAACCAACCAACGCTACAGAACATACTCGTCTGGTATTGTTGCGCCAGGCACAAACCTAATTTCATCTATTAGTTATCAATTTTAA